Proteins from a single region of Coregonus clupeaformis isolate EN_2021a chromosome 19, ASM2061545v1, whole genome shotgun sequence:
- the LOC121531341 gene encoding uncharacterized protein LOC121531341, with translation MNTMSPRKKLFVPVSRRRMAKAGDDLFPFNLLPLECQLHVLSFLPEVDKCISALVCSSWSCLVRSGKLWRVADFSRHGVLHLEQEGLLVSNREFERCKAWVHHYTHHLISHPWCKPAHPKTRFDLGDQCNKWGDFLSDLLENVHCRDLSQLDLNWTFTLLDSLDLWVGSNSHHDNITKIKMVQFTNFQVLLGKLSHSCPQITKMRLHFDWSETSVSLLTQFQHLGVLELKYFWVFKGVNPSTLQILTKSLPNLKSLTLHILVSLRHLAISYRLESMSLEFLDVSPGRSLLQS, from the coding sequence ATGAACACCATGTCCCCAAGGAAGAAGCTTTTTGTCCCTGTCAGTAGAAGAAGAATGGCCAAAGCAGGGGACGACTTGTTCCCTTTCAATCTTCTGCCGTTGGAATGCCAGCTCCATGTGCTGTCCTTCCTTCCTGAGGTCGACAAGTGCATTTCCGCGCTTGTGTGCTCCAGTTGGAGTTGCCTTGTGCGATCAGGGAAGCTTTGGAGAGTGGCAGACTTTTCTCGCCATGGAGTGCTCCACCTTGAACAGGAAGGACTGCTGGTGTCCAACAGAGAGTTTGAGCGTTGTAAGGCATGGGTTCACCACTACACCCACCACCTCATATCCCATCCGTGGTGCAAGCCTGCTCACCCTAAAACCAGATTTGACCTGGGGGACCAGTGCAACAAGTGGGGGGATTTTCTCTCTGACCTTCTAGAAAATGTCCACTGCAGGGATCTCAGCCAACTGGACCTGAACTGGACATTCACACTACTGGATTCACTGGACCTGTGGGTTGGCTCCAATTCCCACCATGACAACATTACCAAGATCAAGATGGTCCAGTTCACTAACTTTCAGGTACTACTGGGCAAACTATCCCACAGCTGCCCTCAGATCACCAAGATGCGCCTGCACTTTGACTGGTCTGAGACATCAGTGTCACTCCTCACTCAGTTCCAGCACCTCGGTGTCCTTGAACTGAAGTACTTTTGGGTCTTCAAAGGGGTAAACCCAAGCACTTTGCAGATCCTGACTAAGTCACTGCCCAACCTTAAGTCCCTGACATTACATATCCTTGTGTCGCTCAGACACCTTGCCATATCTTACAGGCTGGAGTCCATGTCTCTAGAGTTCCTGGATGTATCACCTGGTCGTAGTCTTCTCCAGTCTTAA